A window of Strigops habroptila isolate Jane chromosome 5, bStrHab1.2.pri, whole genome shotgun sequence genomic DNA:
AGCATAAAAAGCCGTGGAGATGGAGCAGCGAGGCAGCCACGAGGAGAGAGGTGaagcagctccccagcaccagcccccagCCTGGCCGCCCGCAGCCGAGTGCGCCAGCACCGACGGGGATCCAGCGCATCCAGCCCGGAGCGCTGCGCTGTGTCCTCTGCGGCTTCTGGCTCCACAAGCTCCTCGCCCCATCCATCGCCACTTGCCCCCCGTCAGGCTCTCGTCAGCGCGATGCTGTGCCTCAGCTTCACCCTCCTGCTTGCGCTGGTGGTGGGGACCGGCCTCGGGGCTGCCGTCCCCCAGGATGCCCTCAAGAagagctgcagcctctccaagTACCGGTTCCTCGTGCCCCATGAGCTGAAGGCCGTGCAGAAGATGAAGGAGCACTTTGTGAGTAGGGCTGGCAACAGGGGGCTGTGGGCTGGAGGGGGCAAGGCAGAGGGGATGCCAAATTCGAGACCCTGAGTGACAAGGTGGATGCTTTCCGTCTGGGGATGAGGAGGATGTTTCCCAAGGGAGTCTGGGGACAAGAAGGATGCTAAGCCAAATTTCAACCGGGTTTCAAGCCTCTCAAGGCTGACCAGGGTTGCACAGCATCGACAACGCTGCAGATGACAGTTTTTCAACGTCCCCCTTGGTTTGTGCCTGCAGGAGGACACCATGCTGCTGTCGGGCCGCAAATGCAACACCCGGCTCTTCCATCGGAAGTGGAGCACGCCGGAGCTGTCGGTAAGAGCGCGGCAATGCTGGAGGAAGGGGGTACGGCCCCCTCCAGCCAGGCCCTCCTGTCCCACCTCCACCCGCACCATGGGCAGGTCTTTGAGACCCCGTCCTCCAGCCCATGGGCAGCCCTGGTGCTGCGGGTCCCTGACCAGGACACTGCTGCCCGCAGGTGCCCGACCGAGTGATGCTGGTGGAAGCCGAGCTGGACCTGGCCATCGCCGTGCTGGGGCTCCCCGCTGCCCCCAGGCTCGCCGAGCTGCGCCAGCGGCCCCTGGCCTTCCTCACCCAGGCGCGGGAGGACCTGCGGGGCTGTGTGAGTGTCCCCCCACGTCCCCCGGCCCGTGCGCCCCCTGCACCGGGGCAGCCCTGGTCCTTATGCAGCCGCTCTGTCGTAGGTGGCCACGGAGGCTCCTTCTCATCAGCCCCCcgggaaactgaggcactggctgcagaggctgcaggtgGCCAAGGAAACAGTGAGTCGGGGCAGGGGGCTCCGGGGTGTTACCAGCGACACGCTgcatggggctgctgctgcccacctcTGGTGCGAACCCGCCCCTTCTCCCCACCACAGGAGGCCGCCGGCTGCCTGGAGGCCTCGGCCACCCTCCACCTCTTCCAAGTGCTGAGCGACCTGCGGTGTGCAGCCCTCCGGGAGCAATGCACTTAGTCCCTGCCGGTGGCATGGCGCGGCACGGCACGGCATGGAGTGGTGCTCACCAGCCCCGGAAGATGGCCCGAGGAGCAGAGAAATGATCTTTGCTGCATCACTGGACTGTAATTTCCTATTgaagcatttttcttatttatgtgAGCTCAGGGAGCAATTCTTTTTCATAGTCTGTTAAATTATTGGGGTTTCTTGTGTATTTATAAATGACTCGGGAGGAGgtacagaaatgtatttattgggtatctttgttttgctggttttcaaaacacggattgttttttaaagaaagaaatctattttttttacctGCTATTTATTACAGAATATATTAGGTATATTTGCctgtataaattattttttacattttacatgcTGTTTAAtatgcagaataaaacaaacccTATAAACAGACGAGCTGCCTTCGCATCTTTTGAATACACTTCACTGCAACTTCATCCCTTTGGAAAATTGAGTTGttggcagggagggaggatgcTGGGTGAGCTTTGAGCATTTGCAAGGAAATCACAAACCTTTGGCGCTCGTGTTCACCTCCAGCTGCCTCAGGACACCCCAACTG
This region includes:
- the LOC115608499 gene encoding interferon lambda-3-like; translated protein: MLCLSFTLLLALVVGTGLGAAVPQDALKKSCSLSKYRFLVPHELKAVQKMKEHFEDTMLLSGRKCNTRLFHRKWSTPELSVPDRVMLVEAELDLAIAVLGLPAAPRLAELRQRPLAFLTQAREDLRGCVATEAPSHQPPGKLRHWLQRLQVAKETEAAGCLEASATLHLFQVLSDLRCAALREQCT